The Manihot esculenta cultivar AM560-2 chromosome 11, M.esculenta_v8, whole genome shotgun sequence genome includes a region encoding these proteins:
- the LOC122725094 gene encoding uncharacterized protein LOC122725094 — translation MEWNYVSDVLDKMGFSTQWTSVIMHCITSVSYHIVHDGKELGPIMPTRGLRQGDSLSPYIFILCTEGLSQLISHKVASSALHGCRVARRCPEITHLFFADDSLIFFHSTAAEAQVVKEVVSTYAQASGQLINFTKSAICFSKNTRQNDRAGVCSVLGVEEHSSLGKYLGLPSVVGINKREIFGFLKDKVWQKLNSWKRRCLSRAGKEILLRTVLQALPNYVMSMFLIPKTLCHDLQQMMNMFWWGKGINHERGIHWMSWDRMSQPKFVGGLGFKKLREFNLAMVGKQAWNIVTNPSSLVARLIKARYFPDANFITARLGSNPSYFWRSIWEAQSVIKAGMC, via the coding sequence ATGGAGTGGAATTATGTTTCGGATGTCTTGGATAAAATGGGTTTCTCAACACAGTGGACGAGTGTGATCATGCACTGTATTACTTCAGTCAGCTATCATATTGTTCATGATGGGAAGGAATTGGGTCCAATTATGCCTACACGAGGATTGCGGCAAGGAGATTCCTTGTCCCCATATATATTTATCTTGTGTACTGAGGGACTTTCACAGCTTATATCGCACAAGGTGGCTAGTTCGGCTTTACATGGTTGTCGGGTGGCTAGGAGATGCCCTGAGATAACTCATCTCTTCTTTGCCGATGATAGCTTGATTTTCTTCCATAGCACTGCTGCTGAAGCTCAGGTTGTGAAGGAGGTGGTTTCTACTTATGCACAGGCATCTGGGCAGCTCATAAATTTCACTAAATCTGCCATATGCTTCTCTAAGAACACGAGACAGAATGATCGGGCTGGTGTGTGCTCTGTGTTAGGCGTGGAAGAGCATTCAAGTTTGGGCAAATATTTGGGTCTTCCATCAGTGGTGGGCATAAACAAAAGGGAAATATTTGGTTTTTTAAAGGACAAGGTGTGGCAGAAACTTAACTCCTGGAAACGTCGTTGCTTGTCTCGTGCAGGTAAAGAAATCTTACTAAGAACAGTGCTCCAAGCACTTCCTAATTATGTGATGAGCATGTTCCTAATCCCTAAAACTCTTTGTCACGACCTCCAACAGATGATGAATATGTTTTGGTGGGGTAAAGGTATTAACCATGAAAGGGGAATCCATTGGATGAGTTGGGATAGGATGAGTCAACCAAAATTTGTTGGAGGGTTGGGCTTCAAGAAGTTAAGGGAGTTCAACTTGGCTATGGTTGGAAAGCAAGCTTGGAATATTGTGACTAATCCTTCTTCTTTGGTGGCAAGGTTAATTAAAGCTCGTTATTTTCCTGATGCTAATTTTATCACGGCTCGTCTGGGGTCTAATCCGAGCTATTTTTGGCGAAGCATTTGGGAAGCACAATCTGTTATTAAGGCCGGTATGTGTTGA
- the LOC110626801 gene encoding 60S ribosomal protein L2, mitochondrial isoform X2 — protein sequence MALWRARAALSPLLNRLLQPASFPSVNNAFRGFSTRTCMPLASMRIGTLIYNIEMNPGQGGKLVRAAGSCAKILKEPTSKYCLVKLPSGAEKLIDSQCRATIGRVSNPGHNTRTLRKAGQSRWLGRRPVVRGVAMNPVDHPHGGGEGRSKSSGSFGRVSQTPWGKPTKCGRNQERKRNGKFK from the exons ATGGCTCTATGGAGAGCTCGTGCAGCTTTATCACCTCTCTTGAACAGGCTTTTGCAACCTGCGTCTTTCCCCTCTGTCAACAATGCTTTCCGTGGTTTCTCTACTA GGACTTGCATGCCTCTGGCTTCTATGCGTATAGGCACATTAATCTACAACATCGAGATGAACCCAGGTCAAGGTGGGAAATTGGTTCGGGCTGCAGGAAGTTGTGCCAAGATCTTGAAAGAGCCAACATCCAAGTACTGTTTGGTGAAACTTCCTTCAGGAGCAGAAAAATTGATTGATTCTCAGTGCCGGGCCACAATTGGCAGAGTCTCAAACCCTGGCCATAATACTCGCACACTTAGGAAGGCTGGCCAGAGCAGATGGTTAGGTCGAAGACCAGTTGTTCGTGGAGTGGCTATGAACCCAGTTGATCATCCTCACGGTGGAGGTGAGGGTCGGAGCAAAAGTAGTGGGTCCTTTGGAAGGGTGTCACAAACACCATGGGGCAAGCCAACTAAATGTGGCAGGAATCAAGAACGCAAGCGCAATGGCAAATTTAAATGA
- the LOC110626801 gene encoding 60S ribosomal protein L2, mitochondrial isoform X1, whose amino-acid sequence MALWRARAALSPLLNRLLQPASFPSVNNAFRGFSTTDTSLRDKMMKQMAHLDINAQVGTCMPLASMRIGTLIYNIEMNPGQGGKLVRAAGSCAKILKEPTSKYCLVKLPSGAEKLIDSQCRATIGRVSNPGHNTRTLRKAGQSRWLGRRPVVRGVAMNPVDHPHGGGEGRSKSSGSFGRVSQTPWGKPTKCGRNQERKRNGKFK is encoded by the exons ATGGCTCTATGGAGAGCTCGTGCAGCTTTATCACCTCTCTTGAACAGGCTTTTGCAACCTGCGTCTTTCCCCTCTGTCAACAATGCTTTCCGTGGTTTCTCTACTA CTGATACTTCATTGCGGGACAAGATGATGAAACAAATGGCTCATCTTGATATCAATGCACAAGTAGGGACTTGCATGCCTCTGGCTTCTATGCGTATAGGCACATTAATCTACAACATCGAGATGAACCCAGGTCAAGGTGGGAAATTGGTTCGGGCTGCAGGAAGTTGTGCCAAGATCTTGAAAGAGCCAACATCCAAGTACTGTTTGGTGAAACTTCCTTCAGGAGCAGAAAAATTGATTGATTCTCAGTGCCGGGCCACAATTGGCAGAGTCTCAAACCCTGGCCATAATACTCGCACACTTAGGAAGGCTGGCCAGAGCAGATGGTTAGGTCGAAGACCAGTTGTTCGTGGAGTGGCTATGAACCCAGTTGATCATCCTCACGGTGGAGGTGAGGGTCGGAGCAAAAGTAGTGGGTCCTTTGGAAGGGTGTCACAAACACCATGGGGCAAGCCAACTAAATGTGGCAGGAATCAAGAACGCAAGCGCAATGGCAAATTTAAATGA
- the LOC110626801 gene encoding 60S ribosomal protein L2, mitochondrial isoform X3 yields MLSVVSLLTYAADTSLRDKMMKQMAHLDINAQVGTCMPLASMRIGTLIYNIEMNPGQGGKLVRAAGSCAKILKEPTSKYCLVKLPSGAEKLIDSQCRATIGRVSNPGHNTRTLRKAGQSRWLGRRPVVRGVAMNPVDHPHGGGEGRSKSSGSFGRVSQTPWGKPTKCGRNQERKRNGKFK; encoded by the exons ATGCTTTCCGTGGTTTCTCTACTA acaTATGCAGCTGATACTTCATTGCGGGACAAGATGATGAAACAAATGGCTCATCTTGATATCAATGCACAAGTAGGGACTTGCATGCCTCTGGCTTCTATGCGTATAGGCACATTAATCTACAACATCGAGATGAACCCAGGTCAAGGTGGGAAATTGGTTCGGGCTGCAGGAAGTTGTGCCAAGATCTTGAAAGAGCCAACATCCAAGTACTGTTTGGTGAAACTTCCTTCAGGAGCAGAAAAATTGATTGATTCTCAGTGCCGGGCCACAATTGGCAGAGTCTCAAACCCTGGCCATAATACTCGCACACTTAGGAAGGCTGGCCAGAGCAGATGGTTAGGTCGAAGACCAGTTGTTCGTGGAGTGGCTATGAACCCAGTTGATCATCCTCACGGTGGAGGTGAGGGTCGGAGCAAAAGTAGTGGGTCCTTTGGAAGGGTGTCACAAACACCATGGGGCAAGCCAACTAAATGTGGCAGGAATCAAGAACGCAAGCGCAATGGCAAATTTAAATGA